In Methanosphaera sp., a single window of DNA contains:
- a CDS encoding preprotein translocase subunit Sec61beta, with product MAKDKKTLPASGAGLVRYFNDDSFGLSLSPNQVIVGTIIIMLVCIALRFTTNVAI from the coding sequence ATGGCAAAAGATAAAAAAACATTACCAGCAAGTGGTGCAGGTCTTGTAAGATACTTCAATGATGACAGTTTCGGACTCTCACTTTCACCAAATCAAGTTATTGTAGGAACAATTATTATAATGCTTGTTTGTATAGCATTAAGATTTACAACAAATGTTGCAATTTAG
- a CDS encoding heavy metal translocating P-type ATPase encodes MTCVMCSRSITTAVSRMPGVYSIYVNLVSQTADILYNPTVVQLDDIADRINKIGFKYLGVVDKNSINNDKIKQLHEKNLKEKLNRLVVGFIFSAILMFIMFADLGIGHNEKSIISLIICIIPLIYVSYPIFKSGYFSLKNKNLNMDVMYSLGIGIAFIASLLSTFHLLGNSNFMLYDTTLMLGSFLMLGKYLEDKAKSKTSDSIDSLMQLKATEATVEKKIDGKIIQQKVDINDVLKGNILVIKPGEKIPADGRIIEGRSYVDESLITGESIPILKDVDDEVVAGSINKDGSFKIYVTNTGEKTVLSQIITMVQEAQNSTPPIQHLADKVIGIFIPAILLIAFISFIIWYVIIGNGFMYSLSIFISVVVVACPCALGLAIPTALTVGVGLGAKHGILIKDGETIEVSDKITHILFDKTGTITVGQPVLSDVINYSNLSDDEIIKIARSLEIHSQHPIAEALFNNEDKNGFELYDVDDFENISGKGIVGKICDDEYYIGNKKLIESENITISDKLLTDLKAQELEMKTTIIMASKSSGVISLISVADVIKDNSKKAIDYLHSMGIKTTMVSGDNINTSQIIAQKVGIDEVKAELLPGEKLAYVKQLQDKGEVVAFIGDGINDAPSLSQANVGIAIGTGTDVAIDSGDIILINGDLLNAVAGLQISKKTISRVKLNLFWAFAYNIILVPIAAGILYPWHVVFMPEYGALAMALSSVSVITLSLLLKRYTPEVLRK; translated from the coding sequence ATGACCTGTGTCATGTGTTCAAGATCAATAACCACCGCAGTATCAAGAATGCCAGGAGTTTACTCAATTTATGTTAATTTAGTATCACAAACAGCAGACATACTTTATAATCCAACAGTTGTCCAGTTAGATGATATAGCAGATAGAATTAACAAAATTGGGTTTAAATATCTTGGTGTTGTAGATAAAAATTCCATAAATAATGATAAGATCAAACAGTTACATGAAAAGAATCTGAAAGAAAAACTAAATAGATTAGTTGTAGGATTTATATTTTCAGCAATTTTAATGTTTATAATGTTTGCAGATCTTGGAATTGGACATAATGAAAAATCAATAATATCACTTATTATCTGTATAATTCCACTTATTTATGTATCATATCCAATCTTTAAATCAGGCTATTTTTCACTAAAAAATAAGAATCTTAACATGGATGTTATGTATTCACTAGGAATTGGTATAGCATTTATTGCAAGCTTACTAAGTACATTCCATTTACTTGGAAATTCAAATTTTATGCTTTATGATACAACATTAATGCTTGGATCATTTCTAATGCTTGGTAAATACCTAGAAGATAAGGCAAAATCAAAAACATCAGATTCAATAGATTCACTCATGCAACTTAAAGCAACAGAGGCAACAGTTGAAAAGAAAATTGATGGAAAAATTATACAACAAAAAGTTGACATAAACGATGTTCTAAAAGGCAATATCTTAGTTATAAAACCTGGTGAAAAAATACCAGCAGATGGACGTATAATTGAAGGAAGAAGCTATGTTGATGAATCATTAATAACAGGTGAATCAATACCAATACTAAAAGATGTAGATGATGAAGTAGTAGCAGGATCAATAAATAAGGATGGATCATTTAAGATCTATGTAACAAATACTGGTGAAAAAACAGTACTTTCACAGATTATTACAATGGTTCAAGAAGCTCAAAATTCAACACCACCAATACAACATCTTGCTGATAAAGTTATTGGAATATTTATACCAGCAATACTATTAATTGCATTTATATCATTCATAATATGGTATGTAATAATAGGAAATGGCTTCATGTATAGTCTTAGCATCTTTATATCAGTAGTAGTTGTTGCATGTCCATGTGCATTAGGTCTTGCAATTCCAACAGCACTAACAGTAGGTGTAGGTCTTGGAGCAAAACATGGTATTTTAATTAAAGATGGTGAAACAATAGAAGTATCAGATAAGATAACACACATATTATTTGATAAAACAGGAACAATAACAGTAGGACAACCAGTATTATCTGATGTAATTAATTATTCAAACTTAAGTGATGATGAAATAATAAAAATTGCAAGATCACTAGAGATACATTCACAACATCCAATAGCAGAAGCACTCTTTAATAATGAAGATAAAAATGGATTTGAATTGTATGATGTAGATGATTTTGAAAATATTTCAGGAAAAGGAATAGTTGGAAAAATATGTGATGATGAGTACTATATAGGAAATAAGAAATTAATAGAATCAGAAAATATCACAATTTCAGATAAACTACTAACAGATCTTAAAGCTCAAGAACTTGAAATGAAAACTACAATTATTATGGCATCAAAAAGTAGTGGAGTTATTTCACTTATTTCTGTTGCTGATGTAATTAAAGATAACAGTAAAAAGGCAATAGACTACTTACATTCAATGGGTATTAAAACTACAATGGTTAGTGGAGATAATATAAATACATCCCAGATTATTGCACAAAAAGTAGGTATTGATGAGGTAAAAGCAGAACTTCTTCCAGGTGAAAAACTAGCCTATGTAAAACAATTACAAGATAAAGGAGAAGTTGTTGCATTTATTGGTGATGGAATTAATGATGCACCATCATTAAGTCAGGCAAATGTAGGAATTGCAATAGGTACAGGTACAGATGTTGCAATAGATTCAGGTGATATTATACTTATTAATGGTGATCTGCTTAATGCTGTTGCAGGACTTCAAATAAGTAAAAAGACAATATCAAGGGTAAAACTTAACCTCTTCTGGGCATTTGCATATAACATAATACTAGTACCAATAGCTGCAGGAATACTATATCCATGGCATGTAGTATTTATGCCAGAATATGGAGCACTTGCAATGGCACTAAGCTCTGTAAGTGTAATAACACTAT
- a CDS encoding stage II sporulation protein M codes for MFHLKQYLSRDYLKEYFKVSKKYLLVSLIFAIIITTLGALSVSIGALPDDIAYQYDEVVDEGYADGNYDLYDDASYDDKYNIYDDIGYEGISSEDVENIQPPQDNTSDNEDNDLDALSLFIHNFSIDASVLISGLFLSIYGIMVSAYNYIIIGATFATTDPILILLFVVPHGIFEIPSSIFALAGALMLTHFTINMAKAALSKNNTMKDEYHNNSCYLLEAYIVTFIICFILLAVAAFIEGNITEPLGYLGLFMLGIL; via the coding sequence ATGTTTCATCTAAAACAATATCTTAGTCGTGATTATCTAAAAGAATACTTCAAAGTATCAAAAAAATACCTGCTTGTATCACTTATATTTGCAATTATTATAACAACACTTGGAGCATTAAGTGTTAGTATAGGTGCTTTACCTGATGATATAGCATACCAGTATGATGAAGTAGTTGATGAAGGATATGCTGATGGAAACTATGACTTATATGATGATGCAAGTTATGATGATAAGTATAATATATATGATGATATAGGATATGAGGGAATAAGTAGTGAAGATGTTGAAAACATCCAACCACCTCAAGATAACACATCAGATAATGAAGATAATGATCTTGATGCTCTATCACTTTTTATTCATAACTTCTCAATTGATGCAAGTGTCCTGATAAGTGGACTGTTTTTGTCAATATATGGAATAATGGTTTCAGCTTATAATTATATAATAATAGGTGCAACATTTGCAACAACAGATCCAATATTAATATTATTATTTGTAGTGCCACATGGAATCTTTGAAATACCATCAAGTATATTTGCACTAGCAGGAGCATTAATGCTAACACACTTCACAATTAACATGGCAAAAGCAGCACTATCAAAAAACAATACAATGAAAGATGAATATCATAATAATTCATGCTACCTACTTGAAGCATATATTGTAACATTTATAATATGTTTCATACTACTTGCAGTTGCAGCATTTATTGAAGGAAACATAACAGAACCACTAGGATATCTTGGACTTTTCATGCTGGGAATACTATAA
- a CDS encoding methanogenesis marker 8 protein has translation MKDRHVIEALGNAKVTIEDSKVVNVEEPDIDYCPIFNKYHNIKEITKDEIKNNIEFRIKKFGMCTKDRQIKLDDMLSVGISEILKTNTEMGIIDVVVGACEGVGTLLMTDPDIIQGVGGRVSALISTTPIDEVIEKVGRQNVIDPENATLNPIEGIKKAVQLGYKNIAVTILPSPLIKQIRQMQLPDDVKIYILVAHTTSAPEELIKDAFKYADIISSCASKYVRLYAQKNKSYYYGNNVPMYAISEDGRTLLDNRLRKTNKKLSINDYPQDQSNIPHPLK, from the coding sequence ATGAAAGATAGGCACGTAATTGAAGCACTAGGAAATGCAAAAGTAACAATAGAAGATTCAAAAGTAGTAAATGTAGAAGAACCAGACATAGACTACTGTCCAATATTTAATAAATATCATAACATCAAAGAAATAACAAAAGATGAAATAAAAAACAACATAGAATTTAGAATAAAAAAATTTGGAATGTGCACAAAAGACCGACAAATAAAACTAGATGACATGCTAAGTGTAGGAATATCAGAAATACTAAAAACAAACACAGAAATGGGAATAATAGATGTGGTAGTAGGTGCATGTGAAGGAGTAGGAACACTACTAATGACAGATCCTGATATAATCCAAGGAGTAGGAGGACGAGTATCAGCACTAATAAGTACAACACCAATAGATGAAGTAATAGAAAAAGTAGGACGGCAAAATGTAATAGATCCTGAAAATGCAACACTCAACCCAATTGAAGGAATAAAAAAAGCAGTACAACTAGGATATAAAAATATAGCAGTAACAATACTCCCCTCACCACTAATAAAACAAATAAGACAAATGCAACTACCTGATGATGTTAAAATATACATACTAGTAGCACATACAACATCAGCACCAGAAGAATTAATAAAAGATGCATTTAAATATGCAGATATAATATCCTCATGTGCATCAAAATATGTACGATTATATGCACAAAAAAATAAGTCATACTACTATGGAAATAACGTACCAATGTATGCAATAAGTGAAGATGGACGCACACTTCTTGATAACAGACTTAGAAAAACAAATAAAAAACTAAGTATTAATGATTATCCACAGGATCAATCAAATATTCCACATCCTTTAAAATAA
- the thiC gene encoding phosphomethylpyrimidine synthase, with the protein MTQLEQAKKGNITPEMEYVAEKENIDVEKLRKNVACGQVVILKNEVANTKPTGVGKDLHTKINANIGSSTEQESVEGELEKLDILLKYGADAVMDLSTGPKLNEIRQKIRAKTDIPLGTVPLYEAGAVTLKDEKAMVDMDPDILFKTIENQAKEGVDFITVHCGITKDSVKAVDDSERLMGIVSRGGALTAAWIMHNECENPLYSEYDYLLDICREYDVTLSLGDGLRPGCTHDATDIAQIRELTTLGRLVKRSKNAGVQVMVEGPGHVPITQVQANMQIQKTICDGAPFYVLGPLVTDIAPGYDHITAAIGASIAGASGADFLCYVTPAEHLCIPNKEHVKQGVIASKIAAQVSDVAKGLPSAIKREEDMAHAREDFDWDKQFELSVDPQQAREYYESQKADDDEMCSMCGDFCAIKMIKDHHKEL; encoded by the coding sequence TTGACACAACTAGAACAAGCAAAAAAGGGAAATATCACACCTGAAATGGAATATGTAGCAGAAAAAGAAAATATTGACGTTGAAAAACTACGAAAAAACGTTGCTTGTGGACAAGTGGTTATACTAAAAAATGAAGTGGCAAATACAAAACCAACAGGTGTTGGAAAAGATCTTCATACAAAAATTAATGCAAATATAGGATCTTCAACAGAACAAGAAAGTGTAGAAGGAGAACTAGAAAAGCTTGACATACTACTAAAATATGGTGCAGATGCAGTTATGGATCTAAGTACAGGACCAAAACTTAATGAAATAAGACAGAAAATACGAGCAAAAACAGACATACCACTAGGAACAGTACCATTATATGAAGCAGGAGCAGTAACACTAAAAGATGAAAAAGCAATGGTGGATATGGATCCAGACATACTATTTAAAACCATAGAAAACCAGGCAAAAGAAGGTGTTGACTTCATAACAGTACACTGTGGTATTACAAAAGATTCAGTAAAAGCAGTGGATGATTCAGAACGTTTAATGGGAATTGTAAGTCGTGGAGGAGCACTAACAGCAGCATGGATTATGCATAACGAGTGTGAAAATCCACTATATTCTGAATATGACTATCTTCTTGACATCTGCCGTGAATATGATGTAACACTCTCACTTGGTGATGGACTAAGACCAGGATGTACACATGATGCAACAGACATAGCACAAATTCGTGAACTTACAACACTTGGACGTCTTGTTAAAAGATCAAAAAATGCAGGAGTACAAGTAATGGTAGAAGGTCCAGGACATGTACCAATAACACAAGTACAAGCAAATATGCAGATACAAAAAACAATATGTGATGGAGCACCATTTTATGTGCTAGGTCCACTAGTAACAGATATTGCACCAGGATATGATCATATAACAGCAGCAATAGGAGCATCAATTGCAGGAGCATCAGGTGCAGACTTCCTCTGTTATGTAACTCCAGCAGAACACTTATGTATTCCAAATAAAGAACATGTAAAACAAGGAGTAATAGCATCAAAAATAGCAGCACAAGTATCAGATGTTGCAAAAGGATTACCATCAGCAATTAAACGTGAAGAAGACATGGCTCATGCAAGAGAAGATTTCGACTGGGACAAGCAATTTGAACTTTCAGTTGATCCACAACAAGCAAGAGAATACTATGAAAGTCAGAAAGCTGATGATGATGAAATGTGTAGTATGTGTGGAGATTTCTGTGCAATAAAAATGATAAAAGATCATCATAAAGAACTCTAG
- a CDS encoding ThiF family adenylyltransferase, whose translation MENLYEQMIQRQTEIFTKEQQQIIKTTPVCIIGCGGLGGMVIEQLIRTGFEKLTIVDEDVFDKTNLNRQLRSNLKTINKSKSQTTKEHALNINPDAQIDAYDIHITEDNIDEIIKNSTIIIDAVDNVYTRVLISRAAEKQQKTFIHSAVESTSGQLTIFDKTTPTYEQLFKLKSQDKPLDEAKEYLLSISSKKPQVLGTTPAIFAALEVNETIKYILDLENQILAPEVMMWDIFDITSLRTIEF comes from the coding sequence ATGGAAAATCTATATGAACAAATGATACAAAGACAAACTGAAATATTCACCAAAGAACAACAACAAATCATAAAAACTACACCAGTATGCATAATAGGCTGTGGCGGACTAGGTGGAATGGTAATAGAACAACTTATAAGGACAGGATTTGAAAAACTAACAATAGTAGATGAAGACGTATTTGACAAAACAAACCTAAATCGTCAACTAAGAAGCAACCTTAAAACAATAAACAAATCAAAATCACAAACAACAAAAGAACATGCACTAAATATAAACCCAGATGCACAAATAGATGCATATGACATACACATAACAGAAGATAACATAGATGAAATAATTAAAAACTCCACAATAATAATAGATGCAGTAGATAATGTATACACACGAGTATTAATATCAAGAGCAGCAGAAAAACAACAAAAAACATTCATACACTCAGCAGTAGAATCTACATCAGGACAACTAACAATATTTGACAAAACCACACCAACATATGAACAACTCTTTAAACTAAAATCACAAGATAAACCACTAGATGAGGCAAAAGAATACCTTCTATCAATAAGCTCAAAAAAACCACAAGTACTAGGAACAACACCAGCAATATTTGCAGCACTAGAAGTTAATGAAACAATAAAATACATACTAGATCTTGAAAATCAAATACTAGCACCAGAAGTAATGATGTGGGACATATTTGACATAACATCACTAAGAACAATAGAATTCTAA
- a CDS encoding stage II sporulation protein M: MSFINKVKNELKQYFKTSKKYLIVAFIVAVIIVILGYVFAADLSVFFDSAAQMGGESETVFSIFTNNFAIALGMIFGGALLSIPSLFFFGSSSFLFVGYCMMLYGPVMFWIIVAPHGIFEISSFIIALAGALMLTHVEVRIIKAALNKEKSDKDELNNSHDLIKAVGVTVIICFILLAIAAFIETYITGYYAIVILSLMS, translated from the coding sequence TTGTCTTTTATTAATAAAGTAAAAAATGAATTAAAACAGTATTTTAAAACATCAAAAAAGTATTTAATTGTAGCATTTATAGTGGCTGTTATAATAGTTATATTAGGATATGTATTTGCAGCTGATTTAAGTGTATTTTTTGATTCAGCAGCTCAGATGGGAGGTGAGTCTGAAACTGTATTTTCAATATTTACAAATAATTTTGCTATAGCTCTTGGAATGATTTTTGGAGGAGCATTACTTTCAATACCTTCATTGTTCTTTTTTGGTAGTTCTTCATTTCTTTTTGTTGGATATTGTATGATGTTGTATGGTCCTGTAATGTTTTGGATAATTGTTGCACCACATGGAATATTTGAAATTTCATCATTTATAATTGCACTTGCTGGTGCACTTATGTTAACACATGTTGAGGTACGTATAATAAAAGCAGCATTAAATAAGGAAAAATCAGATAAAGATGAACTTAATAATTCACATGATTTAATTAAAGCTGTGGGAGTGACTGTTATAATATGTTTTATATTGCTTGCTATTGCAGCATTTATTGAAACTTATATTACTGGTTATTATGCTATAGTTATTTTATCTTTAATGTCGTAA
- a CDS encoding stage II sporulation protein M, which translates to MSFTDKYLNFNYLKSYLSFIKKYAICSIVILIISFILGIMYSGDISYLMNMIMADMADSMEIFGIAGFIDIFTHNLQSDLIMIFGGVLFSIISIFGMFINGAMLGYVATITPIFDFLLLIIPHGIFEIPSWILSLSAAFMITTLIIRLLSSLVSDEKTIKDEINDSKDLIEAIIVSIVLVVILLLIAGFIENFITGALYQFIMSII; encoded by the coding sequence TTGTCATTTACTGATAAATATTTAAATTTTAATTATTTAAAGTCATATCTTAGCTTTATTAAGAAATATGCAATCTGTTCTATTGTTATACTTATTATTTCATTTATTCTTGGTATCATGTATAGTGGTGATATCAGCTATTTAATGAATATGATAATGGCTGATATGGCAGATTCTATGGAAATATTTGGAATTGCTGGATTTATTGATATTTTTACTCATAATCTTCAAAGTGATCTTATAATGATATTTGGTGGAGTACTTTTTTCAATAATTAGTATATTTGGAATGTTTATTAATGGTGCAATGCTTGGATATGTTGCAACAATTACACCAATTTTTGATTTTCTCTTACTTATAATTCCACATGGTATATTTGAAATTCCATCATGGATACTTTCACTTTCTGCAGCATTTATGATAACAACACTTATTATAAGACTTCTTTCATCACTTGTATCAGATGAAAAAACAATAAAAGATGAAATTAATGATTCAAAAGATTTAATTGAAGCTATTATTGTTAGTATAGTATTAGTTGTTATTCTCTTACTTATTGCAGGATTTATTGAAAACTTTATAACTGGAGCACTTTATCAATTTATAATGTCAATAATATAA
- a CDS encoding heavy-metal-associated domain-containing protein — MAQKTETFKVEDMMCDACINTITKTLTNNENIESVNCDLQTKNVDVTYDDENVDAEEIISTLDMVGFPATIKKKL, encoded by the coding sequence ATGGCTCAAAAAACTGAAACATTTAAAGTTGAAGATATGATGTGTGATGCATGCATAAACACAATAACAAAAACACTAACAAACAATGAAAATATAGAATCAGTAAACTGTGATCTTCAAACAAAAAATGTAGATGTAACATATGATGATGAAAATGTAGATGCAGAGGAAATTATCAGTACACTTGACATGGTAGGATTCCCAGCAACTATTAAAAAAAAACTATAA
- a CDS encoding DUF126 domain-containing protein produces the protein MSDTTINCRQISKGKITGDAIVTKDPISFLGGVDPKTGIVIDKNNELFDKCITDKILVMPSGKGSTVGSYVIYQMAKNNTAPKAIICQNAEPIIAIGAIISKIPMVDNPNVDIVATVSDNDNITVDADDATIVIN, from the coding sequence ATGTCAGATACAACTATAAACTGTAGACAGATATCAAAAGGAAAAATAACAGGTGATGCAATAGTAACAAAAGATCCTATTAGTTTTCTTGGTGGAGTAGATCCAAAAACTGGTATTGTGATAGATAAAAATAATGAATTATTTGATAAATGTATCACAGATAAGATTTTAGTTATGCCATCAGGTAAAGGTTCAACTGTTGGATCCTATGTTATCTACCAAATGGCAAAAAATAATACAGCACCAAAGGCTATTATTTGTCAGAATGCTGAACCTATTATTGCAATAGGTGCTATTATTTCAAAAATACCTATGGTTGACAATCCTAATGTTGATATTGTCGCAACAGTATCAGATAATGATAATATAACAGTAGATGCTGATGATGCAACTATTGTAATTAATTAA